A region of the Senegalia massiliensis genome:
TAATTGGCTTAATGGAATATTTACTGCATTTTTAAGATGTCCTTCTGCATATTCATCTTCTTCTCTTACATCTATTATGAATTCATCATTTTCTACTAATTCTCTTACCTTTGTTACTGGTACTTGTTTAAATGCTCCATTTAATAGGTTTAATCCTACTAGTGCTGTATGGTTCACTACATCTTTAGCTGTTCCAAATAATGGTGCATAACATAATTCTAATTCTTTTAAATCTTCTAATGTTCCACCCATTAATATCATTGTTGCTATTACATCTACTCTTTTATCTACATTTCCTTTTCCTATTGCTTGAGCTCCTAGAATTTTTCCTGTTGGATATTCATATAATAGTTTAAAATGCATTGGGTTACTTTCTGGCATTAAACCAACTTTATCTCCTGGTATTGTATATACTATATCGTAGTTTATGCCTGCTGATTTCGCTTGTTTTTCGTTTAATCCTGTTGATGCTGCACCTATATCAAATATTTGTACTACTGATGAGCCTATTACTCCGTTGTTTCTATGTGCTTTTCCATACATATGATCTGCTGCTGCTCTTGCTTGTCTTTGTGCTGGGCCTGCTAATGCAAGTCTTGATGGTTTATGTGTTAACCTGTTATATACTTCTATTGCATCTCCTACTGCATATATATCTTTATCATTTGTTAGGTAATTATGATCTACTTTTATTGATCTTGTTTCACCTATTTCTAATCCTGCATCTACTGCTAATTTTGTTTCTGGTGATACTCCTATTGCCATTACTACTACCTTTGCATCTACTTTTTTTCCTGATTGTAATTCTACTGAATCAGAGTTGATTTTTTGTACTCCATCACTTAGTATTA
Encoded here:
- a CDS encoding FAD-dependent oxidoreductase produces the protein SIEDIAVVGGGFIGVEVAENLRLANKNVSLIEAQDQIMAPFDYDMAQILHKEMMDKGINLILSDGVQKINSDSVELQSGKKVDAKVVVMAIGVSPETKLAVDAGLEIGETRSIKVDHNYLTNDKDIYAVGDAIEVYNRLTHKPSRLALAGPAQRQARAAADHMYGKAHRNNGVIGSSVVQIFDIGAASTGLNEKQAKSAGINYDIVYTIPGDKVGLMPESNPMHFKLLYEYPTGKILGAQAIGKGNVDKRVDVIATMILMGGTLEDLKELELCYAPLFGTAKDVVNHTALVGLNLLNGAFKQVPVTKVRELVENDEFIIDVREEDEYAEGHLKNAVNIPLSQLRKRLDEIPKDRAVYLHCRSSQRSYNAVMALQNLGYDNVVNISGSYLGICCYEYFQDQVTDREKIVTEYNFN